In a genomic window of Microterricola viridarii:
- a CDS encoding VOC family protein codes for MPAPSAPLRRARLPRPLLIAIVGAIVLALGGGVAAIALGQQPAAPAGAEPSGPVSSGILHEDTRMGAVLLNTARLAEMRAFYEDAVGLTVLAESEGEVSLGRPGEELIRLVNDPVSPADTPTGAGLYHSAILYPDAASLAGALAGVAQQAPSSYQGSADHAVSLAFYIGDPDGNGVELYMDRPRAEWEWVDGRVTMGSAALDPNKFIADNLDPALSTAEPTMGHVHLRVGELGAARAFYVDVLGFDVTSETDGALFMSAGGYHHHLAANTWNSAGAGVRGASLGLREFTVILADGAELDAAAARLDGAGVPFQRKDGALSAQDPWGNTVRLATTAG; via the coding sequence ATGCCCGCCCCCTCCGCGCCGCTTCGCCGCGCCCGCCTGCCCCGCCCGCTGCTCATCGCCATCGTGGGAGCCATCGTGCTCGCCCTCGGCGGAGGGGTGGCCGCGATCGCACTGGGGCAGCAACCCGCGGCGCCGGCCGGCGCGGAGCCGTCCGGGCCGGTGAGCTCCGGCATCCTGCACGAGGACACCCGGATGGGTGCCGTGCTGTTGAACACGGCCAGGCTGGCCGAGATGCGGGCGTTCTACGAGGACGCCGTCGGGCTCACCGTCCTCGCCGAGAGCGAGGGGGAAGTCTCGCTCGGCCGGCCGGGCGAGGAGCTGATCCGACTGGTCAACGACCCGGTCTCCCCCGCGGACACCCCGACGGGCGCCGGCCTGTACCACTCGGCGATCCTGTACCCGGATGCGGCGTCCCTCGCCGGCGCGCTGGCCGGCGTGGCGCAGCAGGCTCCCTCCAGCTACCAGGGCAGCGCCGACCACGCGGTGAGCCTGGCGTTCTACATCGGCGACCCGGACGGCAACGGCGTCGAGCTGTACATGGACCGCCCGCGCGCGGAGTGGGAGTGGGTCGACGGCCGCGTCACGATGGGCTCCGCCGCCCTGGACCCGAACAAGTTCATCGCCGACAACCTCGACCCCGCCCTCTCCACGGCCGAGCCGACGATGGGGCACGTGCACCTCCGGGTCGGCGAGCTGGGCGCCGCGCGCGCCTTCTACGTCGACGTGCTGGGCTTCGACGTGACGAGCGAGACGGACGGCGCCCTGTTCATGTCGGCCGGCGGCTACCACCACCACCTCGCCGCGAACACCTGGAACAGCGCGGGGGCCGGAGTGCGCGGGGCCAGCCTCGGGCTGCGGGAGTTCACCGTCATCCTCGCCGACGGCGCCGAGCTGGATGCCGCGGCGGCCCGCCTGGACGGCGCCGGCGTGCCGTTCCAGCGGAAGGACGGCGCGCTCAGCGCTCAGGACCCGTGGGGCAACACCGTGCGGTTGGCGACGACGGCCGGCTAG
- the ftsY gene encoding signal recognition particle-docking protein FtsY translates to MAERTPWSLSGALRGMFAKKTIDDDTWEDLEDALIKADFGPDVTDALVTELRGNVAKYRTTDPADLQRMLRETIEERLAKLDSTLKLTERPAVVLVVGVNGVGKTTTIGKFAKFLRNYDRTVLVGAADTFRAAAVEQLATWADRAGVGIVRPQMQGQDPAAVAFQTIERAKAEGTEIVIIDTAGRLQTKGGLMDELGKIRRVVEKQAPISEVLLVLDATTGQNGLAQAEAFIEHAGVTGLVLTKLDGSAKGGFVLAVQEKTGIPIKLVGQGEGINDLTGFTPHVFAQKLVG, encoded by the coding sequence ATGGCTGAACGCACCCCCTGGTCTCTCTCTGGCGCGCTCCGCGGCATGTTCGCGAAGAAGACGATCGACGACGACACCTGGGAAGACCTCGAGGATGCGCTGATCAAGGCCGACTTCGGCCCAGACGTGACGGACGCCCTCGTCACCGAGTTGCGCGGCAACGTCGCCAAGTACCGCACCACCGACCCGGCCGACCTGCAGCGCATGCTGCGGGAGACCATCGAGGAGCGCCTGGCGAAGCTGGACTCCACCCTCAAGCTCACCGAGCGGCCCGCCGTCGTGCTCGTCGTCGGCGTGAACGGCGTCGGCAAGACCACCACCATCGGCAAGTTCGCCAAGTTCCTGCGCAACTACGACCGCACCGTGCTGGTCGGCGCCGCGGACACCTTCCGCGCCGCCGCCGTCGAGCAGCTGGCCACCTGGGCTGACCGCGCCGGCGTCGGCATCGTGCGCCCGCAGATGCAGGGCCAGGACCCGGCCGCCGTCGCCTTCCAGACCATCGAGCGCGCCAAGGCCGAGGGCACGGAGATCGTCATCATCGACACCGCCGGCCGGCTGCAGACCAAGGGCGGCCTGATGGACGAGCTCGGCAAGATCCGCCGCGTCGTCGAGAAGCAGGCCCCCATCTCGGAGGTGCTGCTGGTGCTCGACGCCACCACCGGCCAGAACGGCCTCGCCCAGGCGGAGGCGTTCATCGAGCACGCCGGCGTGACCGGCCTCGTGCTGACCAAGCTCGACGGCTCCGCCAAGGGCGGCTTCGTCCTCGCGGTGCAGGAGAAGACCGGCATCCCGATCAAGCTCGTCGGCCAGGGCGAGGGAATCAACGACCTGACCGGCTTCACCCCGCACGTCTTCGCCCAGAAGCTCGTCGGCTAG
- a CDS encoding DUF2004 domain-containing protein — translation MAIEHDYFGYLGSENDDELYWSETVEVGERDVDVSLSSPEQDDVAEESLDIAAGLIGQLESLDSDAREAFVGELSTDTSNTIAYFYQSVAELGDEILDDAMSRESGDRQIDFLRSMALVRVSILPHHTGDDEPFALFEYSIAPGESDAVLIARFNINADVIGTETAS, via the coding sequence ATGGCCATCGAACACGACTACTTCGGCTACCTCGGCAGCGAGAACGACGACGAGCTGTACTGGTCCGAGACCGTCGAGGTGGGCGAGCGGGATGTCGACGTCTCGCTGAGCTCGCCGGAACAGGATGACGTCGCCGAGGAATCGCTCGACATCGCCGCCGGCCTGATCGGTCAGCTCGAGAGCCTCGACTCCGACGCCCGCGAGGCCTTCGTCGGCGAGCTGTCCACCGACACCTCCAACACCATCGCCTACTTCTACCAGAGCGTCGCCGAGCTCGGCGACGAGATCCTCGACGACGCCATGAGCCGCGAGTCCGGCGACCGGCAGATCGACTTCCTGCGCTCGATGGCGCTCGTGCGGGTCAGCATCCTGCCGCACCACACCGGCGACGACGAGCCGTTCGCCCTGTTCGAGTACTCCATCGCCCCGGGGGAGAGCGACGCCGTGCTCATCGCCCGCTTCAACATCAACGCCGACGTCATCGGCACCGAGACGGCCAGCTGA